A portion of the Capra hircus breed San Clemente chromosome 24, ASM170441v1, whole genome shotgun sequence genome contains these proteins:
- the ANKRD29 gene encoding ankyrin repeat domain-containing protein 29 isoform X2, which produces MCKMSFKKETPLANAAFWAARRGNLTLLRLLLNSGRVDVDCRDSHGTTLLMVASYAGHIDCVKELVLQGADINLQRESGTTALFFAAQQGHNDVVRFLFEFGASTEFRTKDGGTALLAASQYGHMQVVETLLKHGANIHDQLYDGATALFLAAQGGYLDVIRLLLSSGAKVNQPRQDGTAPLWIASQMGHSEVVRVMLLRGAERDAARHDGTTALLKAANKGYNDVIKELLKFSPTLGILKNGTSALHAAVLSGNIKTVALLLEAGADPALRNKANELPAELTKNEHILRLLRSKEGHRKS; this is translated from the exons AAGGAAACCCCCCTTGCCAATGCGGCATTCTGGGCAGCGAGGAGGGGCAACCTGACTCTGCTCCGCCTGCTACTGAACAGCGGCCGTGTGGACGTGGACTGTAGGGACAGT CATGGCACCACGCTCCTCATGGTCGCCTCCTATGCTGGCCACATAGACTGTGTGAAGGAGCTTGTCCTGCAGGGAGCGGACATCAATCTCCAGAGAGAG TCAGGTACAACCGCCCTTTTCTTTGCTGCCCAACAAGGACATAATGACGTCGTGAGATTTCTCTTTGAATTTGGAGCATCCACTGAATTTAGGACCAAA GATGGAGGCACTGCCCTCCTGGCCGCCAGTCAGTATGGGCACATGCAGGTGGTGGAGACCTTGCTGAAGCACGGAGCCAACATCCACGACCAGCTCTAT GATGGAGCCACTGCACTCTTCCTAGCAGCCCAAGGGGGTTACTTGGATGTGATTCGATTATTGTTGTCTTCAGGCGCAAAGGTCAACCAGCCGAGGCAG GACGGGACAGCACCGCTGTGGATCGCCTCGCAGATGGGCCACAGCGAGGTGGTGCGGGTGATGTTGCTGCGCGGGGCCGAGCGCGATGCCGCCCGCCAC GATGGTACAACAGCTTTATTGAAAGCAGCCAACAAAGGGTATAATGATGTTATAAAGGAGCTGCTGAAATTCTCACCCACCCTTGGTATTTTGAAG AATGGGACCTCGGCGCTCCACGCGGCGGTGCTTAGCGGGAATATTAAGACAGTTGCCCTGCTCCTGGAAGCAGGGGCGGACCCAGCCCTGAGAAACAAG gccAATGAACTTCCAGCAGAACTAACCAAAAATGAACATATACTGCGTCTCCTCCGAAGTAAAGAAGGACACAGGAAGAGCTAA
- the ANKRD29 gene encoding ankyrin repeat domain-containing protein 29 isoform X1, with amino-acid sequence MCKMSFKHGTTLLMVASYAGHIDCVKELVLQGADINLQRESGTTALFFAAQQGHNDVVRFLFEFGASTEFRTKDGGTALLAASQYGHMQVVETLLKHGANIHDQLYDGATALFLAAQGGYLDVIRLLLSSGAKVNQPRQDGTAPLWIASQMGHSEVVRVMLLRGAERDAARHDGTTALLKAANKGYNDVIKELLKFSPTLGILKNGTSALHAAVLSGNIKTVALLLEAGADPALRNKANELPAELTKNEHILRLLRSKEGHRKS; translated from the exons CATGGCACCACGCTCCTCATGGTCGCCTCCTATGCTGGCCACATAGACTGTGTGAAGGAGCTTGTCCTGCAGGGAGCGGACATCAATCTCCAGAGAGAG TCAGGTACAACCGCCCTTTTCTTTGCTGCCCAACAAGGACATAATGACGTCGTGAGATTTCTCTTTGAATTTGGAGCATCCACTGAATTTAGGACCAAA GATGGAGGCACTGCCCTCCTGGCCGCCAGTCAGTATGGGCACATGCAGGTGGTGGAGACCTTGCTGAAGCACGGAGCCAACATCCACGACCAGCTCTAT GATGGAGCCACTGCACTCTTCCTAGCAGCCCAAGGGGGTTACTTGGATGTGATTCGATTATTGTTGTCTTCAGGCGCAAAGGTCAACCAGCCGAGGCAG GACGGGACAGCACCGCTGTGGATCGCCTCGCAGATGGGCCACAGCGAGGTGGTGCGGGTGATGTTGCTGCGCGGGGCCGAGCGCGATGCCGCCCGCCAC GATGGTACAACAGCTTTATTGAAAGCAGCCAACAAAGGGTATAATGATGTTATAAAGGAGCTGCTGAAATTCTCACCCACCCTTGGTATTTTGAAG AATGGGACCTCGGCGCTCCACGCGGCGGTGCTTAGCGGGAATATTAAGACAGTTGCCCTGCTCCTGGAAGCAGGGGCGGACCCAGCCCTGAGAAACAAG gccAATGAACTTCCAGCAGAACTAACCAAAAATGAACATATACTGCGTCTCCTCCGAAGTAAAGAAGGACACAGGAAGAGCTAA